In Synechococcus sp. KORDI-52, one genomic interval encodes:
- a CDS encoding endonuclease NucS domain-containing protein, whose product MRNYYRVMLGRGNMYADVCRQRGFIGAGFDIKQDLSNSLPENWREFNQKFIPIFLEVNPSKSKIAAGLSCGALHTISKGIQVGDIVLSPNRQGRYFVGEVTGEYRFVAGSDQPHQRAVAWHEELVDRSDMSESLRNSAGSIGTVSNISKYREELEQLIKDEAKTQALVSQDPTVEDATVFALEKHLEDFLVANWSSTPLGNTHDLYETEESSGQQFPTDTGPIDLLAISKDKQELLVVELKKGRASDAVVGQIQRYMGYVKEDVAEDHQRVRGVIIALDDDKRIRRALQVAQGIDFYRYEVKFDLIKS is encoded by the coding sequence ATGAGGAACTACTACAGAGTGATGCTGGGCAGAGGAAACATGTATGCCGATGTCTGTCGACAGCGGGGGTTTATCGGCGCTGGGTTCGACATCAAGCAAGACCTGAGCAACTCTCTCCCTGAAAATTGGCGTGAGTTCAACCAGAAATTCATCCCGATCTTTCTGGAGGTGAATCCGAGTAAGAGCAAGATCGCAGCAGGTCTCAGTTGTGGTGCTCTCCACACGATCTCAAAGGGGATACAGGTAGGCGACATCGTGTTGTCCCCAAACAGGCAGGGGCGTTATTTCGTCGGTGAAGTGACGGGTGAATACCGCTTCGTCGCTGGTAGCGACCAACCGCATCAACGGGCTGTCGCCTGGCATGAGGAACTCGTTGATCGATCCGACATGAGCGAATCGCTGCGGAACTCGGCAGGGTCGATCGGAACCGTCAGCAACATCTCCAAATACAGAGAGGAGCTAGAGCAACTGATCAAGGATGAGGCGAAGACCCAAGCACTCGTTAGTCAGGACCCGACGGTTGAGGATGCCACCGTCTTCGCTCTGGAGAAGCACCTTGAGGACTTTCTAGTTGCCAACTGGTCCAGCACTCCTCTTGGGAATACTCATGATCTCTATGAAACGGAAGAATCGAGTGGGCAGCAGTTCCCTACGGATACAGGTCCGATCGACCTACTCGCCATCAGCAAGGACAAGCAGGAGTTGCTTGTTGTCGAACTGAAGAAGGGACGTGCCAGCGATGCGGTGGTCGGACAGATCCAGCGATATATGGGTTATGTCAAAGAAGACGTTGCTGAAGACCACCAGCGGGTACGAGGCGTGATCATCGCTTTGGACGATGACAAGCGGATCAGAAGAGCACTACAGGTTGCTCAAGGCATCGATTTCTATCGGTACGAGGTCAAGTTCGACCTGATCAAAAGTTAA
- the rmuC gene encoding DNA recombination protein RmuC: protein MAPTLLFITGVLAGLIAGFILSRVFGRNRSGDGTGEIRLLEERLLKADQGLAQFSQQLEAQGSELRAAQQQVQQASEQAAVSRTQLEGVSQERDALKAGHDTALAAMDQLRREKEKLTATMAEVAEKLRSQESQTQFLEQARTDLLTQFRSLSGQMLDGSREALLKSTKETVSEPFAKEVLQLRQQVEALQKDSNAKLTVLAETTRDLRQRSEDVQGAAQQLTSALRSPNVKGQWGEVNLRRILEFVGLIAYCDFDEQVHVGTDEGAYRPDCVITIPGSRRLIVDSKAPIESYLDALQATDQAQRDAALNEHLKKVRSHIDLLSKKDYAGKLSALGQVVDGVVLFIPVEGALSMALERDPQLLEYAFSKNIILTFPTSLLAILKGLAMTIQQAEIAKNIDEIQAQAVELHKRFFTFIDKFNDIGRDITRLNKSFNAAVGSAQSRLLPQGRRFAELAGQSNEIDVSDQIDEVVREIQAGA from the coding sequence ATGGCTCCCACTCTTCTGTTCATCACCGGCGTGCTGGCCGGGTTGATTGCTGGCTTCATCCTCAGCCGGGTGTTTGGTCGCAATAGAAGCGGTGATGGCACCGGTGAGATCCGGCTACTGGAAGAACGGCTCCTGAAGGCCGACCAGGGCTTGGCGCAATTCAGCCAGCAACTGGAAGCGCAAGGCTCAGAACTTCGGGCGGCACAGCAGCAGGTCCAACAGGCCAGCGAACAGGCGGCAGTGAGCCGCACGCAACTGGAGGGCGTGAGCCAGGAGCGGGATGCACTCAAGGCCGGCCATGACACCGCACTGGCAGCGATGGATCAGCTGCGGCGTGAGAAAGAAAAGCTCACGGCAACCATGGCGGAGGTGGCCGAGAAGCTGCGCAGCCAGGAGAGCCAAACCCAGTTCCTCGAGCAGGCCCGCACGGATCTGCTCACCCAGTTCCGCTCATTGAGCGGTCAGATGCTGGATGGCTCCCGCGAAGCCTTGCTCAAGAGCACCAAGGAAACGGTGAGTGAGCCGTTCGCCAAGGAGGTGCTGCAGTTGCGCCAGCAGGTGGAGGCGTTGCAGAAGGATTCCAACGCCAAGCTCACGGTGCTGGCGGAAACCACCCGCGATCTGCGCCAGCGCAGCGAAGACGTGCAAGGTGCAGCCCAGCAGCTCACCTCCGCGCTGCGTTCCCCGAATGTGAAGGGCCAGTGGGGTGAGGTGAACCTGCGCCGGATTCTGGAGTTTGTGGGCTTGATCGCCTACTGCGACTTCGACGAGCAGGTGCATGTTGGTACCGATGAGGGTGCTTACCGGCCGGACTGTGTAATCACGATCCCCGGCTCACGCCGCTTGATCGTGGATTCCAAGGCACCGATCGAGAGCTATCTCGATGCACTGCAGGCCACTGATCAAGCTCAGCGGGACGCAGCCCTCAATGAGCACTTGAAGAAGGTGCGCAGCCACATCGATCTGCTGAGCAAGAAGGATTACGCCGGAAAGCTCAGCGCCCTGGGCCAAGTGGTGGATGGGGTGGTGCTGTTCATCCCGGTGGAAGGTGCCCTATCGATGGCCTTGGAGCGGGACCCGCAGCTGCTGGAGTACGCCTTCAGCAAGAACATCATCCTCACTTTCCCCACCAGCCTGTTGGCGATCCTCAAGGGATTGGCGATGACGATCCAGCAGGCGGAGATCGCCAAAAACATCGACGAGATTCAGGCGCAAGCGGTTGAGCTGCACAAGCGCTTTTTCACCTTCATCGACAAGTTCAACGACATAGGCAGAGACATCACTCGCTTGAACAAGAGCTTCAATGCCGCGGTGGGTTCAGCGCAGAGCCGTTTGTTGCCGCAGGGCCGGCGGTTCGCTGAGCTGGCCGGGCAAAGCAATGAGATTGATGTGAGCGATCAGATTGATGAGGTGGTGCGAGAGATTCAGGCCGGGGCGTGA
- a CDS encoding sulfotransferase domain-containing protein, with translation MQRVVVRRQELAQRWDALRNNDLLQLLVVTLPNLLRAERCGVFVLDPDTDELWLEAGTKVVQRQICADLEGSMVGECVITGSCVNRSGLEILEGAHQKAGEALSYKVSTAITVPIHGDALEVVGALQVLNRIDGQPFSAADQTQLEAVANAIQPSVQVMYASRALQQRSLKLDHTIEVLRDRLEALRPGHSFRTFEPALLAHEEGFLHHRWNGRCYPPFIDYRATEHLTKTWDTQPNDVLLATHQKVGTHLAKKYLVELVRANVDLPGRHPMVDGDIGHGAMPWPEVLLSQETPADWQRFQAATSDCPRLWYLHCAVDDLPCRRIHPQTRFVVAIRDPRAALVSQYFFWVRHPLLQVDPELELDRFAELFVQGDLYFGSYFRHIRGWLTPEPRLQASQICALRYEDMVERKAETVEQLQQFLFPSATLEPERAAAIAAGTEFQAMKQGITANPGSFHLNPKLYFRAGTTDNWRQHLSHRAEALVAKAAREQWAGMETHPLLAGYLEELADL, from the coding sequence ATGCAGCGTGTTGTTGTCCGGCGTCAGGAACTGGCACAGCGATGGGATGCTCTGCGGAACAACGATCTGCTCCAGCTGCTGGTCGTGACGTTGCCAAATCTGTTGCGGGCAGAGCGGTGCGGAGTGTTTGTGCTCGATCCCGATACCGATGAGCTGTGGCTAGAGGCCGGCACGAAAGTTGTGCAACGACAGATCTGTGCTGACCTTGAGGGTTCGATGGTGGGTGAGTGCGTCATCACCGGCAGCTGTGTCAACCGCTCAGGGCTGGAGATTTTGGAGGGAGCACACCAAAAAGCGGGTGAAGCTCTTTCTTACAAGGTGTCCACCGCGATCACCGTGCCAATCCACGGAGATGCGTTGGAGGTTGTCGGAGCGCTTCAAGTTTTGAACCGCATCGATGGACAGCCCTTTTCTGCTGCTGACCAAACCCAACTGGAAGCGGTGGCCAATGCAATCCAGCCATCGGTGCAGGTCATGTACGCAAGTCGGGCCCTGCAGCAGCGATCGCTCAAGCTTGATCACACCATCGAAGTGCTGCGTGATCGCCTCGAGGCGCTGCGTCCTGGCCACAGTTTCCGCACCTTTGAACCAGCACTGCTGGCCCATGAAGAAGGCTTCTTGCATCACCGCTGGAATGGCCGTTGCTATCCACCATTCATCGACTATCGAGCTACCGAGCACCTCACAAAGACTTGGGACACTCAGCCGAATGACGTGCTTCTAGCCACCCATCAGAAAGTTGGTACCCATCTGGCGAAAAAATATCTGGTGGAACTGGTGCGAGCCAATGTTGACCTGCCCGGCAGACATCCGATGGTGGATGGTGATATCGGGCATGGAGCGATGCCCTGGCCTGAGGTTCTGTTGTCCCAAGAGACCCCCGCCGATTGGCAAAGGTTCCAGGCAGCCACCTCGGATTGCCCACGGCTTTGGTATCTGCACTGCGCCGTTGACGATTTGCCATGCCGACGCATTCATCCTCAAACGCGTTTCGTTGTGGCCATTCGCGATCCACGAGCCGCGCTGGTTTCCCAGTACTTTTTCTGGGTGCGCCACCCACTTCTGCAAGTGGATCCCGAACTCGAACTGGATCGTTTCGCTGAGCTGTTTGTGCAGGGAGATCTCTACTTCGGTAGTTATTTCCGTCATATCCGCGGTTGGTTAACACCCGAACCCCGACTGCAGGCATCCCAGATTTGCGCGCTTCGTTATGAGGACATGGTTGAGCGCAAAGCTGAAACCGTTGAGCAGCTTCAGCAGTTCCTTTTCCCTTCAGCGACTTTGGAACCAGAGCGGGCTGCAGCAATTGCAGCTGGGACCGAGTTTCAGGCCATGAAACAAGGCATTACGGCGAATCCAGGCAGTTTTCATCTCAATCCCAAGCTGTATTTTCGAGCGGGAACCACAGACAATTGGCGTCAGCATCTGTCGCATCGAGCCGAGGCGTTGGTGGCGAAGGCCGCTCGGGAGCAGTGGGCAGGAATGGAGACGCATCCTCTGCTGGCAGGCTATCTCGAGGAGCTTGCTGATCTTTAG
- a CDS encoding glutathione S-transferase N-terminal domain-containing protein has product MPSLELYGCWRSSASQRLQIGLRLKKLPFSYTPVSLDRGEQHRDWYRAINPRAELPTLVVDGEPWVQTLAILETLEETFPEQGHSLLPTTHRERRICRAIAEQINSSMQPLLLPARLRKPIIEAGGQTAATPLEPALQAGIRQHQLHALNDLNTWLASFSGPFCLDSSPTMADACVVPQLDAVMRLGLDLSPFERLVALHRHCQSLEAFAMAAPDQQPDAPNRSSV; this is encoded by the coding sequence ATGCCATCCCTAGAGCTGTATGGATGCTGGCGCTCTAGCGCCTCCCAACGTCTGCAGATCGGTTTGCGACTGAAAAAGCTGCCATTCAGTTACACCCCTGTCTCCTTGGATCGAGGCGAGCAACATCGCGATTGGTACCGGGCCATCAATCCCCGAGCTGAGCTGCCAACCCTGGTGGTTGATGGCGAGCCTTGGGTTCAAACACTGGCCATCCTCGAGACGCTGGAAGAGACCTTCCCCGAACAGGGGCACTCCCTGCTGCCGACCACGCATCGCGAACGACGAATCTGCCGTGCGATTGCTGAACAAATCAACAGTTCAATGCAACCGCTGCTCCTCCCGGCACGTTTGCGCAAACCCATCATCGAGGCGGGCGGTCAAACGGCTGCCACGCCACTGGAGCCTGCCCTCCAGGCGGGCATTCGACAGCATCAGCTCCATGCACTCAACGACCTCAACACCTGGCTGGCGTCGTTTTCTGGACCCTTTTGCCTCGATTCCTCACCCACAATGGCCGACGCCTGCGTGGTTCCTCAGCTCGACGCGGTGATGCGCCTGGGGCTGGATCTCAGCCCGTTTGAGCGGCTTGTGGCCCTGCATAGGCATTGTCAAAGCTTGGAAGCGTTCGCAATGGCAGCACCGGATCAGCAACCTGATGCACCAAACCGTTCCAGCGTCTGA